The genomic region ATTAAGTCTATAGAGAAAaagacatgtttgtgtttgtccatCACTACAACTGCTAAACTGAGAATgagaaaaactgagaaaaatagCTTTTAAATTGTGGCAAGGCTTGAAACGTTACGTAGCTGCTGCTTGCTGATTCTGTAGCAAGATGGtaatctgaaataaaaataatatacaatGAGATATTGTCTTGTGTTATTAAGTTAACTTATGAACTTGCACTGATGTTAGGTTGCAAGTTAGTTAGCCTAGCTAACATTACTTAAAACtgtattaatatataaatatattaaaaaaattaaatatctatacatatgtatgtatgaataTATTTAAACTACTCTGGTGAAACATGCTCAGTACTTCTCATGATGAGTAAACTGCCCTTTATGTCTTAAAAGGATCACTGAAACTGTAGCAGTAAAGCAAGGTTGCCAGTTTATGCGCACTTACACAGTCTATTACGGCCACGTATCCGTTAACGCCGCACGGACACATCACTCACcgtcaccaccatcaccaccggCGTGCACCGACTGAGTAAAAGTCAAAATGGCGACCGAGGGTCAGTCCGAGTACGAGTCGGTCCTCTGTGTCAAACCCGAAGTCAACGTTTATCGAATCCCACCGAGAGCATCCAACCGGGCTATCAGGTGAGGGGGAGCAGCGGCCTGGCGGCGAGTTTTGTGGCCCAGCATCCGCGAGCTGCAGCCGTTAGGACCCGTTGCCTCGGCGACTTAACGTTACCTACCGAGCTCATCCCCTAATCACCCAGAATCAAGTAACGGTGGCCGTAGTTTTTATACTAGCTGTTTTTGCTGTGTATTTACAAGGTCGTTGAATGCGAAGTAGCGTACGTTGGTGTGTGTAGCTCACAAAACAGGGACTCGGTGGGATTGTGCACGGTCCTGTCAGTGACCGTGTGTGAAATTGCTTTCCTCCGATGGCAGAAATAATGTTAACACTGCTTAAAAGTCAAACTGATTTTATGGGACAACTAGCTCGATAATTATGCTTTAGGTTGTTCCAGAGATTCTCGTTTTGCTTGTCTGACCTTTTAAGCTGTAGGCAGTACAGAGAACACCATCCCAGTTGCTGTAAAGAagtcagtgtcttgctcaaggacacttcagcagggtGGATGCTGTTTGTCAACAAAGGGGCTTTTAAAGTGGGTAATCCAACTGAAAGACAGGGTCGTCCTTTTATATGCTTTAAAGTGACCATGCAGGCTAGCTGTTGTGTTAAAAAGGTTGACACTGAAATGCATACCCCATTTTTCATTGGCTGGTGCATAACAACTGCATCTGAGTGGACATTACACCAAACAGTAGCATAAGTCTGAGTCCCACGAGACACACCATTGGTTAACCAGTGACCATATGTACAGTGGGTAAGGGTTATGATGTAATATTTCAGCCTTAGGTCGCAGTGAAATGCCAGTCTGGTGCTTTAGTCACGTTCCGTTCACATAGAAAACAGCCAGCGCAGAGCCAAAGTGTATCCAGTTTTTCTTGCCTATTCTTCCCCTCCGCCGTTGCAAATTCAGTCTCCCTAAACCGCTGTCACCACTTCACCTACATCACACTGTCTCTCTGActgcctgtgtgtttatgttccaGGGCTGCCGATTGGAAGCTGGATGCGCCTGACTGGACGGGACGCATGCGTGTGACGGCCCGGGGCAAACTGGCCTTCGTGAAATTGGAAGACAAAATCTCTGgtgagaaagaagcagacacGGCCGTGTCCTTGTTTAGTAGCACTGCCACTGATGTAAATCATTTCCGTGTGTTGTCTCCTGTTCGCCATCCCCCCTCTCTGTTACTCATCTATTCCAAGGTGACGCAACCCACATCCAAGCAAGCAGTTTATTTTGAAGCAAACGGGCTGTtaatgtctttctgtctcttatcAGTACATTTCAAATATTGGCATGCATGTTGTTCTCAGATTATACCTTCTATTGCccattttttatttgatctgAATACTAGAAGTGAGCCTATTTTAAACCTGGTTTAGTAAATGGGACTCATCATGAGCCAGATTGTCACAGGACCATTTTGCCAAATAGATAATGAACATATTTCTTTTGCTCTGACCTACAGGGGAGCTGTTCGCCCAAGCACCAGTGGACGAGTACCCTGGCATCACAGTGGAAACAGTTAGTGACTCAAGCCGTTACTTTGTTCTCCGCATCCAGGATGACAACGGTGGGTAAACTGTTGCTACGCCATAAGTATTTTGGAAAGGTGCTAGGAAAGgataattcatttttttaacatgttaatTCAGAGCAGAGATACACTATTATTTTTTCATCTGAGAAACTGTTTATTCTAGGTTATAACTGTAAGAAATTGTTAGGTTTggtatgttttgtatgtaccACCTTTATTAAACTCTAACTCTTGTTTGTTGGTTTCATTTCTCTCATAGGCCGCAGTGCGTTCATAGGCATTGGGTTTGGAGACAGAGGCGATGCTTTTGACTTTAATGTTGCACTTCAGGACCACTTCAAGTATGCAGCTGCTCCCTAGTGTGTCATGAATCATAACTAATTCAGCAGTGAGtttatttaatctttaatcATTTTGCATCTCTGTCTACCTCCCTTATCTTCTCCAGGTGGGTGAAACAGGAGAATGAATTTACCAAACAGGCGCAGGCTCCAGATTCCACTCCCAAACTGGACCTGGGCTTCAAAGAAGGACAGACCATTACTCTCAATATTGGGgtaactttattttaattaaattcaatGGTTAAACAGTTGGAACATTAGTGGAACAGCAACCTGGAAAACTACAGTGCTGTAGAAGAGTGTCTGTAGAATTGAAGTGGGGgaaatttgcatttgtttttgctttttactATTTTAACAAATGAAACCAGTGCTAAATCACAGTTGGGAATGAATTTACAATTAACTCTCAGAActtgtataaacacacacacacacagtcacccaGTTTTTGTTTCTCCTAACTGTACCCTTTCCAGCAATCAAAAAAGAGGGACAGGTCTCGCCCACAGAGCTCAGGTGGCTTGGGGCttcttccacctcctcctggGGGCAAGTTAGCCCCACCCCCTTCGTCCAGATCTACCAATCATAACACACAACAATCTGCAGGAGGAAGTGACACTGGTAGGTAAATTACAGAAAGCTGGTGAGGAAATCTACTGTAATGAGTTTGTTATGTCAAGATCACACAATAATATGTGAACTTAcgaaa from Micropterus dolomieu isolate WLL.071019.BEF.003 ecotype Adirondacks linkage group LG03, ASM2129224v1, whole genome shotgun sequence harbors:
- the LOC123968899 gene encoding adaptin ear-binding coat-associated protein 1-like isoform X2, giving the protein MRVTARGKLAFVKLEDKISGELFAQAPVDEYPGITVETVSDSSRYFVLRIQDDNGRSAFIGIGFGDRGDAFDFNVALQDHFKWVKQENEFTKQAQAPDSTPKLDLGFKEGQTITLNIGQSKKRDRSRPQSSGGLGLLPPPPGGKLAPPPSSRSTNHNTQQSAGGSDTGCLLDLDASNSNSVAPSNAATIASSDLWGDFDSVSPK
- the LOC123968899 gene encoding adaptin ear-binding coat-associated protein 1-like isoform X1, with the protein product MATEGQSEYESVLCVKPEVNVYRIPPRASNRAIRAADWKLDAPDWTGRMRVTARGKLAFVKLEDKISGELFAQAPVDEYPGITVETVSDSSRYFVLRIQDDNGRSAFIGIGFGDRGDAFDFNVALQDHFKWVKQENEFTKQAQAPDSTPKLDLGFKEGQTITLNIGQSKKRDRSRPQSSGGLGLLPPPPGGKLAPPPSSRSTNHNTQQSAGGSDTGCLLDLDASNSNSVAPSNAATIASSDLWGDFDSVSPK